The proteins below come from a single Papaver somniferum cultivar HN1 chromosome 11, ASM357369v1, whole genome shotgun sequence genomic window:
- the LOC113324161 gene encoding ABC transporter H family member 2-like, translated as MENIFSYQEVWDIINTGYVEPAAGDEFTTAEQTTLTENRKKNLKAIYILHQGIHESIMDRVVYIKEVKKAWDSLTRYYKGSDKVKKVRLQTLKRKYELLKMDSTELIAYFFSRALSLVNEMKANGDTIKRHCSLQSYKQRILEKTAVKPVEEALQSQINWNNEANSRRFQDNKGRKFVDRSKVRYYNCQQIGHFQSECPEPRKDVYYNSNKTGGYNNNGGNYNNRTGGYNINIGNYNNHNGSYNNKAGGYNNNGGAYNNKTVVHNNKDGGYRAANQDNKANIAEELDE; from the exons ATggaaaatatattctcatatCAAGAGGTATGGGATATCATTAATACAGGGTATGTAGAACCAGCAGCAGGAGATGAATTTACTACAGCTGAGCAAACTACTTTAACAGAAAATAGGAAAAAGAATTTGAAAGCTATTTATATCCTTCATCAAGGAATTCATGAATCTATCATGGATAGGGTTGTATATATCAAAGAAGTTAAGAAAGCATGGGACTCTTTAACAAGGTATTACAAAGGTTCTGATAAGGTGAAGAAAGTAagattacaaaccctaaaaagaaaGTATGAGTTGTTAAAGATGGACTCAACTGAGTTGATAGCATATTTTTTCTCAAGAGCATTAAGTCTTGTTAATGAGATGAAGGCTAATGGAGATACTATAAAAAGACACT GTTCTTTGCAATCTTATAAGCAAAGAATATTAGAGAAGACAGCTGTGAAACCAGTTGAGGAAGCTTTACAAAGTCAGATAAACTGGAACAATGAAGCAAATTCAAGAAGATTTCAAGATAATAAAGGAAGAAAATTTGTTGATAGATCTAAAGTCCGATACTATAATTGTCAACAAATTGGTCACTTTCAAAGTGAATGTCCTGAACCACGGAAAGATGTTTATTACAACAGCAATAAAACTGGAGGATACAACAATAATGGTGGAAATTACAACAACAGAACTGGAGGATACAACATCAATATAGGAAACTATAACAACCATAATGGAAGTTACAACAACAAAGCAGGAGGTTACAATAATAATGGTGGAGCATACAACAACAAAACTGTAGTTCACAACAACAAAGATGGAGGATATCGAGCTGCGAATCAGGATAATAAAGCAAATATTGCAGAAGAACTAGATGAATAA